The Nocardioides sp. S-1144 genome includes a region encoding these proteins:
- a CDS encoding SigE family RNA polymerase sigma factor → MTATDRDREFTDFVAARQQHLRRIAYAVCGDWNRADDVLQTALTKLYVAWPRLHRDGREEAYVRQIIVRADIDEHRRPWRRRERAGLEGHDRAAREPLPVEERSELFAALQALPPMQRRAVVLRHWLGLSVEETAAELGVATGTVKSHTSRGVAALQAALAPNGS, encoded by the coding sequence ATGACCGCGACCGACCGCGACCGCGAGTTCACCGACTTCGTTGCCGCCCGCCAGCAGCACCTGCGCCGGATCGCCTACGCCGTCTGCGGCGACTGGAACCGTGCCGACGACGTCTTGCAGACCGCCCTGACCAAGCTGTACGTCGCGTGGCCCCGGTTGCACCGCGACGGCCGCGAGGAGGCCTACGTGCGCCAGATCATCGTGCGCGCCGACATCGACGAGCACCGCCGGCCGTGGCGGCGCCGCGAGCGGGCCGGGCTCGAGGGGCACGACCGGGCCGCGCGCGAGCCGCTGCCGGTCGAGGAGCGCTCCGAGCTGTTCGCGGCGCTGCAGGCGCTGCCGCCGATGCAGCGCCGCGCCGTCGTCCTGCGCCACTGGCTCGGGCTGTCGGTCGAGGAGACCGCCGCCGAGCTCGGCGTCGCGACCGGCACCGTCAAGAGCCACACCTCCCGCGGGGTCGCCGCCCTCCAGGCGGCGCTCGCCCCGAACGGCAGCTGA
- a CDS encoding TrmH family RNA methyltransferase: MPHGPVEVGVGPWPGPWPDGAGSEVYDPELLGAGDRRNVVDRYRYWSVEAIRADLDARRHGFHVAIENWQHDFNIGTIVRSANAFLAAEVHIVGNRRWNRRGAMVTDRYQHVRHHPSAGDLAGYLADRPGGGVPVWGIDNLPGSAHLETMRLPRRVCFLFGQEGPGLSDAARDVCAGTFSIAQFGSTRSINASAAAAIAMHSWVREHADLSDGAPDTTWRG, translated from the coding sequence ATGCCGCACGGACCGGTCGAGGTCGGCGTCGGTCCGTGGCCCGGTCCGTGGCCCGACGGCGCGGGCAGCGAGGTCTACGACCCCGAGCTGCTGGGCGCCGGTGACCGGCGCAACGTCGTCGACCGCTACCGCTACTGGAGCGTCGAGGCGATCCGGGCCGACCTCGACGCGCGCCGCCACGGGTTCCACGTGGCGATCGAGAACTGGCAGCACGACTTCAACATCGGCACGATCGTCCGCTCCGCGAACGCGTTCCTCGCCGCGGAGGTGCACATCGTCGGCAACCGCCGCTGGAACCGGCGCGGCGCGATGGTGACCGACCGCTACCAGCACGTGCGGCACCACCCGAGCGCCGGCGACCTCGCCGGGTACCTCGCCGACCGGCCCGGCGGCGGCGTCCCCGTCTGGGGCATCGACAACCTCCCCGGCTCGGCCCACCTCGAGACGATGCGGCTGCCGCGCCGCGTCTGCTTCCTGTTCGGGCAGGAGGGGCCCGGGCTCTCCGACGCCGCCCGCGACGTCTGCGCCGGCACCTTCTCGATCGCCCAGTTCGGCTCCACCCGCTCGATCAACGCCTCGGCCGCGGCGGCGATCGCCATGCACTCCTGGGTCCGCGAGCACGCCGACCTCTCCGACGGCGCCCCCGACACCACCTGGCGCGGCTGA
- a CDS encoding DedA family protein — protein MSLLVAVPDLVPLLLGIKWMEPEWLLDNFGGTLIWISLAIVFVECGLFFPFLPGDTLLFALGLFIAGEQIHIFGMGEPLVELAVALVLLTIAGFLGNVVGYEIGRKLGPPLYERDGRILKRKYFDNTTAFFDKHGNKALVIGRFVPFVRTYITVVAGVTQMERRRFFTWSAIGAVLWVCSITMLGYFLGATFPSIGDNIDYAMIAILIFTLAPLVYEGVKHRRELRRGEDPDAEARTAEA, from the coding sequence GTGAGTCTGCTGGTTGCCGTCCCTGATCTCGTCCCGTTGCTGCTGGGGATCAAGTGGATGGAGCCCGAGTGGCTCCTCGACAACTTCGGCGGCACGCTGATCTGGATCAGCCTGGCGATCGTCTTCGTCGAGTGCGGTCTGTTCTTCCCGTTCCTGCCCGGCGACACGCTGCTCTTCGCGCTCGGCCTGTTCATCGCCGGCGAGCAGATCCACATCTTCGGCATGGGCGAACCGCTCGTCGAGCTCGCCGTCGCGCTCGTGCTGCTGACGATCGCCGGCTTCCTGGGCAACGTCGTGGGCTACGAGATCGGCCGCAAGCTGGGCCCACCGCTCTACGAGCGCGACGGGCGGATCCTCAAGCGCAAGTACTTCGACAACACCACCGCGTTCTTCGACAAGCACGGCAACAAGGCCCTGGTCATCGGCCGCTTCGTGCCCTTCGTCCGCACCTACATCACCGTGGTCGCCGGGGTCACGCAGATGGAGCGGCGCCGCTTCTTCACCTGGAGCGCCATCGGCGCGGTGCTCTGGGTCTGCTCGATCACCATGCTCGGCTACTTCCTCGGGGCGACGTTCCCCTCGATCGGCGACAACATCGACTACGCGATGATCGCGATCCTCATCTTCACCCTGGCGCCCCTGGTCTACGAGGGCGTCAAGCACCGGCGCGAGCTGCGCCGCGGCGAGGACCCCGACGCCGAGGCCCGCACGGCCGAGGCGTAG
- the pyrE gene encoding orotate phosphoribosyltransferase, with amino-acid sequence MTTTDDSLAADIDACCRLTGEFTLRSGQVSHEYFDKYLFEADPLLLGRVAREMIQVIPQDTELLGGLEMGGIPIATVVSSITGTPALFVRKEAKTYGTCKLAEGPPYAGRRVTLVEDVITTGGAVRDATRALREGGAIVEVVVCAIDRSPAGQNPLADVGLEVRSILTKADLDAVRAARA; translated from the coding sequence GTGACGACCACGGACGACTCCCTCGCTGCCGACATCGACGCCTGCTGCCGCCTGACCGGGGAGTTCACCCTCCGCTCCGGCCAGGTCTCGCACGAGTACTTCGACAAGTACCTCTTCGAGGCCGATCCGCTGCTGCTCGGCCGGGTCGCGCGCGAGATGATCCAGGTGATCCCGCAGGACACCGAGCTGCTCGGCGGCCTCGAGATGGGCGGCATCCCGATCGCCACGGTGGTCAGCTCGATCACCGGCACCCCGGCCCTCTTCGTGCGCAAGGAGGCGAAGACCTACGGCACCTGCAAGCTCGCCGAGGGCCCGCCGTACGCCGGGCGGCGGGTGACGCTCGTCGAGGACGTCATCACCACCGGCGGCGCCGTGCGCGACGCCACCCGGGCGCTGCGCGAGGGCGGCGCGATCGTCGAGGTGGTCGTCTGCGCGATCGACCGCTCGCCGGCCGGGCAGAACCCGCTCGCCGACGTCGGGCTCGAGGTCCGCTCGATCCTCACCAAGGCCGACCTGGACGCCGTCCGCGCCGCCCGGGCGTGA